In Hirundo rustica isolate bHirRus1 chromosome 2, bHirRus1.pri.v3, whole genome shotgun sequence, one genomic interval encodes:
- the STYXL2 gene encoding serine/threonine/tyrosine-interacting-like protein 2 isoform X1, protein MASGRDSDSEQAVPEEEEEDGSAVKAVQAHYLRSPSPSRYSVVSDADTESIFMEPIHLSSAVAAKQIISEELKTKDVRVDSVCPRMLESAQQLMVEDLYNRVKEKIDDTSLFNTPCVMDLQRALVKDRLETPRDAVDEVWPNVFIAEKSVAVNKSRLKRLGITHVLNAAHGTGVYTGPNFYNGLNIQYMGIEVDDFPDMDISKHFRPAAEFLDEALLTYRGRILVSSEMGISRSAVLVAAYLMIYHHMTILEALMTLRKKRAIYPNDGFLKQLRELNEQLLEERELERSGDEDVTPSQSPLACPGTSSRLSGAGDSGSIKGAKAHSITVEEEDASSILGSFMSSSSVEKTSWVSKHSTLITEEEEEQLYEEWRRKQGLSTKETGVHHERRTSPKHPDQEEEQSDEDVEQRIHDWQRRNEKYQMADTAREEDGECSMGGRPYPSGEFSDVESVSSFEIRTLKKQLEASSFRRMRRSRTGSVSSESTWDMWNQRLLEIEKEAAQRYHSRNKTCGERQSPETGRKERDVDEESVFSDSSCSSFYNFCQKNKDKLTPLERWKVKRIQFGFHKKDLEPSSAPTPAEDGSQAGQEETEGKSLSDIDLTAYQAWKMKRQKKVGSESSKEEFVEFAKTEDSASAKKKQRRVELLERSKKILEESQSLCSWETESTMSGSIPLSAFWPSAPSASGADDASSALSMQTNHSSLSQARSCTGATQQQMPNVPLPNLPVGPGDTISMASIQNWIANVVSETIAQKQNEILMLSRPSSAMASLSGDLGRRADDDKVSLLSAQSGSSLAASQLHQQDLRRAESQSVLSCNTSVSARTEGTTSNAKTTQTSKPLYSLFADDVDLKKLRRREKEMQMEMREKMSDYQIEKVIRDNKRSTLFKKKVTKAEEDETEDDKESTAISHRRPLQADFDRTDAVFDLSSQPATSGALKSEIDTDITKWLNSLKAEREPPSYYDQTEKAREKYQSRSSKVRQMDSETSSYRFCRSQRKELDSCSSYESAGDSLRATSRFSSASAKEDKKMYKFTRSRVSETSSRGNSPDVHVFSQSPEPPFDSESPEPSTQSRVRAHHVEACEEEARSDVSECGAKRKFTQSFSKSEEDGKKEAKVEQSEERFASRQVSQYRRSTRKEEEEEMDDDAIIAAWRSRLEETTAKLQRRREE, encoded by the exons ATGGCCAGCGGCAGAGATTCAGACAGCGAGCAGGCAGTgcccgaggaggaggaggaggacggcTCGGCCGTGAAGGCCGTGCAGGCCCACTACCTGCGCAGCCCCTCGCCCAGCCG GTATTCAGTGGTATCAGATGCTGATACAGAGAGCATCTTCATGGAGCCAATCCATCTGTCATCTGCTGTGGCTGCCAAACAAATCATCAGTGAAG AACTGAAGACAAAGGATGTCAGGGTAGACTCGGTGTGTCCCAGGATGCTGGAGTCTGCGCAGCAGCTGATGGTGGAAGACCTGTACAACCGAGTTAAGGAAAAGATTGATGACACCAGCTTGTTTAACACGCCGTGTGTGATGGACTTGCAGAGGGCACTTGTGAAGGACAGGCTGGAGACCCCCAGAGACGCTGTGGATGAAGTCTGGCCTAATGTCTTCATAGCAGAAAA aagCGTTGCGGTGAACAAAAGCCGTCTGAAGAGACTGGGGATCACCCACGTCCTGAATGCAGCTCATGGCACAGGTGTCTACACAGGCCCAAATTTCTACAATGGTCTCAATATCCAGTACATGGGCATTGAAGTGGATGATTTTCCAGATATGGATATCTCCAAACACTTCCGCCCAGCTGCAGAGTTCCTTGACGAAGCCCTGCTGACTTACAGAG GCAGAATCCTTGTCAGCAGTGAGATGGGGATTAGCCGTTCggctgtgctggtggctgcCTACCTGATGATCTACCACCACATGACCATTCTGGAGGCTCTGATGACCCTGAGGAAGAAACGTGCCATCTACCCCAACGACGGCTTCCTGAAGCAGCTGCGGGAGCTCAATGAGCAGCTGTTGGAGGAGCGAGAGCTGGAGCGTTCTGGAGATGAGGACGTCACTCCGAGCCAAAGTCCTCTTGCCTGTCCAGGGACTTCTTCACGGCTGTCTGGAGCTGGGGACTCAGGGAGCATCAAGGGAGCCAAAGCTCACTCCATCACAGTAGAGGAAGAGGATGCCAGCAGCATTCTGGGTAGTTTTATGAGCTCTTCATCAGTGGAAAAAACTAGCTGGGTTTCCAAACACTCCACCCTGATcactgaggaggaagaggaacaaTTGTATGAGGAATGGAGGAGGAAACAAGGCCTATCTACAAAGGAAACAGGAGTTCACCATGAGAGGAGAACATCTCCAAAGCATCCGGATCAGGAAGAGGAACAATCTGATGAGGATGTGGAACAGAGGATCCATGACTGGCAGCGCAGAAATGAGAAATACCAGATGGCAGATACAGCCAGGGAGGAGGATGGTGAATGTAGCATGGGAGGAAGACCTTACCCATCTGGTGAATTCAGTGATGTTGAGAGTGTGAGCAGCTTTGAGATCCGAACCCTAAAAAAACAGCTGGAAGCCAGTAGCTTTCGCAGGATGAGGAGGAGCCGCACAGGCTCCGTGTCTTCTGAGAGCACTTGGGACATGTGGAATCAGAGACTTCTGGAGATTGAAAAAGAAGCTGCTCAGAGGTATCATTCTAGGAATAAAACTTGTGGGGAGAGACAATCCCCAGAAACggggagaaaggagagggatGTGGATGAGGAGAGCGTGTTTTCAGACTCCTCCTGTAGCTCCTTCTACAATTTCTGCCAAAAGAACAAGGACAAGTTGACTCCTCTAGAAAGGTGGAAGGTCAAGAGGATCCAGTTTGGCTTTCACAAGAAGGATTTAGAGCCATCATCTGCACCAACTCCAGCAGAAGATGGCAGCCAGGCAGGTCAGGAGGAAACCGAAGGGAAGAGTTTGTCAGATATTGATCTGACTGCTTACCAGGCTTGGAAAATGAAGCGGCAGAAGAAGGTGGGCAGTGAAAGCAGCAAGGAGGAATTCGTGGAGTTTGCCAAAACTGAGGATTCTGCTTCAGCTAAAAAGAAGCAGAGGCGTGTAGAGCTACTTGAACgttcaaagaaaattttagaagaaagccagtccctgtgcagctgggagaCAGAGAGCACAATGAGTGGGAGTATTCCCCTGTCAGCTTTCTGGCCTTCAGCGCCTTCTGCAAGCGGTGCCGACGACGCATCTTCTGCCCTGAGCATGCAGACAAATCATTCATCTTTGTCGcaggccaggagctgcacaggagCAACACAGCAGCAGATGCCAAATGTAccccttcccaatctcccagtTGGCCCAGGTGACACAATATCCATGGCAAGCATTCAGAACTGGATCGCTAACGTGGTCAGTGAAACCATTGctcaaaagcaaaatgagatCCTGATGCTGTCCCGCCCATCGTCTGCCATGGCCTCCCTGTCAGGAGACCTTGGCAGGCGTGCAGATGATGACAAGGTTTCTCTTCTCAGTGCTCAGAGTGGCTCATCCCTCGCTGCCTCTCAGCTCCACCAGCAGGACCTGCGCAGGGCTGAGTCTCAGTCTGTGCTGTCTTGCAACACCTCTGTGAGCGCAAGGACAGAAGGCACCACTTCAAACGCGAAGACGACCCAGACAAGCAAACCACTGTACAGCCTCTTCGCTGATGATGTTGACCTAAAGAAActcaggaggagggagaaggagatgcaaatggaaatgagagaaaaaatgtCAGACTATCAAATTGAAAAGGTGATCAGAGACAATAAACGCagtactttatttaaaaaaaaggtgaccAAAGCAGAGGAAGATGAAACAGAAGATGACAAAGAGAGTACAGCAATCAGCCACAGGCGTCCCTTGCAAGCAGATTTTGACAGAACTGATGCAGTCTTTGATCTGTCCAGTCAACCTGCAACCTCAGGTGCACTGAAGTCAGAGATAGATACTGATATTACGAAGTGGCTCAACAGcctgaaagcagaaagagaacCACCGTCATATTATGATCAGACTGAGAAAGCTAGAGAGAAATATCAGAGCAGATCATCCAAAGTTAGACAGATGGATTCTGAGACATCCAGTTACAGATTCTGCAGATCCCAAAGAAAAGAGCTAGACAGCTGTTCTTCCTACGAGTCAGCAGGAGATTCACTGAGAGCCACGTCAagattttcctctgcttctgcGAAAGAGGACAAAAAGATGTACAAGTTCACAAGGTCCAGGGTCAGTGAGACAAGTTCCAGAGGAAACAGCCCAGACGTGCATGTTTTCAGCCAGTCACCTGAACCACCCTTTGACTCTGAATCCCCTGAACCATCTACACAGAGCCGAGTTAGAGCTCATCACGTGGAGGCATGTGAAGAGGAGGCCAGGTCAGACGTGTCAGAATGTGGAGCAAAGAGAAAGTTCACCCAGAGCTTTTCGAAGTCTGAAGAAGATGGAAAGAAGGAGGCAAAAGTGGAGCAAAGTGAAGAAAGGTTTGCCTCTAGGCAGGTCTCTCAGTACAGGCGAAGCACGCgtaaagaagaggaggaagagatggATGATGATGCCATTATTGCTGCTTGGAGAAGCCGGCTAGAAGAAACTACAGCAAAGCTCCAGCGGAGAAGGGAAGAGTGA
- the STYXL2 gene encoding serine/threonine/tyrosine-interacting-like protein 2 isoform X2, whose translation MEPIHLSSAVAAKQIISEELKTKDVRVDSVCPRMLESAQQLMVEDLYNRVKEKIDDTSLFNTPCVMDLQRALVKDRLETPRDAVDEVWPNVFIAEKSVAVNKSRLKRLGITHVLNAAHGTGVYTGPNFYNGLNIQYMGIEVDDFPDMDISKHFRPAAEFLDEALLTYRGRILVSSEMGISRSAVLVAAYLMIYHHMTILEALMTLRKKRAIYPNDGFLKQLRELNEQLLEERELERSGDEDVTPSQSPLACPGTSSRLSGAGDSGSIKGAKAHSITVEEEDASSILGSFMSSSSVEKTSWVSKHSTLITEEEEEQLYEEWRRKQGLSTKETGVHHERRTSPKHPDQEEEQSDEDVEQRIHDWQRRNEKYQMADTAREEDGECSMGGRPYPSGEFSDVESVSSFEIRTLKKQLEASSFRRMRRSRTGSVSSESTWDMWNQRLLEIEKEAAQRYHSRNKTCGERQSPETGRKERDVDEESVFSDSSCSSFYNFCQKNKDKLTPLERWKVKRIQFGFHKKDLEPSSAPTPAEDGSQAGQEETEGKSLSDIDLTAYQAWKMKRQKKVGSESSKEEFVEFAKTEDSASAKKKQRRVELLERSKKILEESQSLCSWETESTMSGSIPLSAFWPSAPSASGADDASSALSMQTNHSSLSQARSCTGATQQQMPNVPLPNLPVGPGDTISMASIQNWIANVVSETIAQKQNEILMLSRPSSAMASLSGDLGRRADDDKVSLLSAQSGSSLAASQLHQQDLRRAESQSVLSCNTSVSARTEGTTSNAKTTQTSKPLYSLFADDVDLKKLRRREKEMQMEMREKMSDYQIEKVIRDNKRSTLFKKKVTKAEEDETEDDKESTAISHRRPLQADFDRTDAVFDLSSQPATSGALKSEIDTDITKWLNSLKAEREPPSYYDQTEKAREKYQSRSSKVRQMDSETSSYRFCRSQRKELDSCSSYESAGDSLRATSRFSSASAKEDKKMYKFTRSRVSETSSRGNSPDVHVFSQSPEPPFDSESPEPSTQSRVRAHHVEACEEEARSDVSECGAKRKFTQSFSKSEEDGKKEAKVEQSEERFASRQVSQYRRSTRKEEEEEMDDDAIIAAWRSRLEETTAKLQRRREE comes from the exons ATGGAGCCAATCCATCTGTCATCTGCTGTGGCTGCCAAACAAATCATCAGTGAAG AACTGAAGACAAAGGATGTCAGGGTAGACTCGGTGTGTCCCAGGATGCTGGAGTCTGCGCAGCAGCTGATGGTGGAAGACCTGTACAACCGAGTTAAGGAAAAGATTGATGACACCAGCTTGTTTAACACGCCGTGTGTGATGGACTTGCAGAGGGCACTTGTGAAGGACAGGCTGGAGACCCCCAGAGACGCTGTGGATGAAGTCTGGCCTAATGTCTTCATAGCAGAAAA aagCGTTGCGGTGAACAAAAGCCGTCTGAAGAGACTGGGGATCACCCACGTCCTGAATGCAGCTCATGGCACAGGTGTCTACACAGGCCCAAATTTCTACAATGGTCTCAATATCCAGTACATGGGCATTGAAGTGGATGATTTTCCAGATATGGATATCTCCAAACACTTCCGCCCAGCTGCAGAGTTCCTTGACGAAGCCCTGCTGACTTACAGAG GCAGAATCCTTGTCAGCAGTGAGATGGGGATTAGCCGTTCggctgtgctggtggctgcCTACCTGATGATCTACCACCACATGACCATTCTGGAGGCTCTGATGACCCTGAGGAAGAAACGTGCCATCTACCCCAACGACGGCTTCCTGAAGCAGCTGCGGGAGCTCAATGAGCAGCTGTTGGAGGAGCGAGAGCTGGAGCGTTCTGGAGATGAGGACGTCACTCCGAGCCAAAGTCCTCTTGCCTGTCCAGGGACTTCTTCACGGCTGTCTGGAGCTGGGGACTCAGGGAGCATCAAGGGAGCCAAAGCTCACTCCATCACAGTAGAGGAAGAGGATGCCAGCAGCATTCTGGGTAGTTTTATGAGCTCTTCATCAGTGGAAAAAACTAGCTGGGTTTCCAAACACTCCACCCTGATcactgaggaggaagaggaacaaTTGTATGAGGAATGGAGGAGGAAACAAGGCCTATCTACAAAGGAAACAGGAGTTCACCATGAGAGGAGAACATCTCCAAAGCATCCGGATCAGGAAGAGGAACAATCTGATGAGGATGTGGAACAGAGGATCCATGACTGGCAGCGCAGAAATGAGAAATACCAGATGGCAGATACAGCCAGGGAGGAGGATGGTGAATGTAGCATGGGAGGAAGACCTTACCCATCTGGTGAATTCAGTGATGTTGAGAGTGTGAGCAGCTTTGAGATCCGAACCCTAAAAAAACAGCTGGAAGCCAGTAGCTTTCGCAGGATGAGGAGGAGCCGCACAGGCTCCGTGTCTTCTGAGAGCACTTGGGACATGTGGAATCAGAGACTTCTGGAGATTGAAAAAGAAGCTGCTCAGAGGTATCATTCTAGGAATAAAACTTGTGGGGAGAGACAATCCCCAGAAACggggagaaaggagagggatGTGGATGAGGAGAGCGTGTTTTCAGACTCCTCCTGTAGCTCCTTCTACAATTTCTGCCAAAAGAACAAGGACAAGTTGACTCCTCTAGAAAGGTGGAAGGTCAAGAGGATCCAGTTTGGCTTTCACAAGAAGGATTTAGAGCCATCATCTGCACCAACTCCAGCAGAAGATGGCAGCCAGGCAGGTCAGGAGGAAACCGAAGGGAAGAGTTTGTCAGATATTGATCTGACTGCTTACCAGGCTTGGAAAATGAAGCGGCAGAAGAAGGTGGGCAGTGAAAGCAGCAAGGAGGAATTCGTGGAGTTTGCCAAAACTGAGGATTCTGCTTCAGCTAAAAAGAAGCAGAGGCGTGTAGAGCTACTTGAACgttcaaagaaaattttagaagaaagccagtccctgtgcagctgggagaCAGAGAGCACAATGAGTGGGAGTATTCCCCTGTCAGCTTTCTGGCCTTCAGCGCCTTCTGCAAGCGGTGCCGACGACGCATCTTCTGCCCTGAGCATGCAGACAAATCATTCATCTTTGTCGcaggccaggagctgcacaggagCAACACAGCAGCAGATGCCAAATGTAccccttcccaatctcccagtTGGCCCAGGTGACACAATATCCATGGCAAGCATTCAGAACTGGATCGCTAACGTGGTCAGTGAAACCATTGctcaaaagcaaaatgagatCCTGATGCTGTCCCGCCCATCGTCTGCCATGGCCTCCCTGTCAGGAGACCTTGGCAGGCGTGCAGATGATGACAAGGTTTCTCTTCTCAGTGCTCAGAGTGGCTCATCCCTCGCTGCCTCTCAGCTCCACCAGCAGGACCTGCGCAGGGCTGAGTCTCAGTCTGTGCTGTCTTGCAACACCTCTGTGAGCGCAAGGACAGAAGGCACCACTTCAAACGCGAAGACGACCCAGACAAGCAAACCACTGTACAGCCTCTTCGCTGATGATGTTGACCTAAAGAAActcaggaggagggagaaggagatgcaaatggaaatgagagaaaaaatgtCAGACTATCAAATTGAAAAGGTGATCAGAGACAATAAACGCagtactttatttaaaaaaaaggtgaccAAAGCAGAGGAAGATGAAACAGAAGATGACAAAGAGAGTACAGCAATCAGCCACAGGCGTCCCTTGCAAGCAGATTTTGACAGAACTGATGCAGTCTTTGATCTGTCCAGTCAACCTGCAACCTCAGGTGCACTGAAGTCAGAGATAGATACTGATATTACGAAGTGGCTCAACAGcctgaaagcagaaagagaacCACCGTCATATTATGATCAGACTGAGAAAGCTAGAGAGAAATATCAGAGCAGATCATCCAAAGTTAGACAGATGGATTCTGAGACATCCAGTTACAGATTCTGCAGATCCCAAAGAAAAGAGCTAGACAGCTGTTCTTCCTACGAGTCAGCAGGAGATTCACTGAGAGCCACGTCAagattttcctctgcttctgcGAAAGAGGACAAAAAGATGTACAAGTTCACAAGGTCCAGGGTCAGTGAGACAAGTTCCAGAGGAAACAGCCCAGACGTGCATGTTTTCAGCCAGTCACCTGAACCACCCTTTGACTCTGAATCCCCTGAACCATCTACACAGAGCCGAGTTAGAGCTCATCACGTGGAGGCATGTGAAGAGGAGGCCAGGTCAGACGTGTCAGAATGTGGAGCAAAGAGAAAGTTCACCCAGAGCTTTTCGAAGTCTGAAGAAGATGGAAAGAAGGAGGCAAAAGTGGAGCAAAGTGAAGAAAGGTTTGCCTCTAGGCAGGTCTCTCAGTACAGGCGAAGCACGCgtaaagaagaggaggaagagatggATGATGATGCCATTATTGCTGCTTGGAGAAGCCGGCTAGAAGAAACTACAGCAAAGCTCCAGCGGAGAAGGGAAGAGTGA